The window ATGGTGCCATCAATGAGGGCCGCCTTGATCTCCTCTAGTTCTGCCTTGAGGGAATCAGGTACCTTGGCGTCGAATTCATGGAACGGTGCGATGCCCACGCCGTTGTTCTTCAGGGTGCCCACATACACCCCACCCTTGAAGTTGCCCAGCGCAACCGCCTTGCAGGCCTCAAACAC is drawn from Chloroflexota bacterium and contains these coding sequences:
- a CDS encoding BMP family ABC transporter substrate-binding protein, with translation VFEACKAVALGNFKGGVYVGTLKNNGVGIAPFHEFDAKVPDSLKAELEEIKAALIDGTITVNGVLGL